In Amphiura filiformis chromosome 1, Afil_fr2py, whole genome shotgun sequence, the following are encoded in one genomic region:
- the LOC140147841 gene encoding DNA-directed RNA polymerase III subunit RPC6-like, whose translation MAAAAGVPIKQEAADDAMNLEERILELCKSDSKGIPDAVIKTELPHIDVQQRVTAINRLLSTGKIDLVKTSTELLYRLKDPGSASKIKGGDAQERLIYQIIEESNNKGIWTRDIRIRSNMPLNQLNKILKNLESRKLIKAVKSVGASKRKVYMLFNLQPDRSVTGGAWYSDQDFESEFVEVLNQQCYKFLQDKVDAGAELQIDPMLKRTRSYASSQDVWKFIKELGISKVELSVEDIETILHTLIYDGKVEMTVSATHNIASNSNSSGQMKLFRALQPLTETAGIMRMPCGVCPVFDQCYEGGVVSPATCIYMKDWMDY comes from the exons ATGGCAGCAGCAGCCGGTGTTCCCATTAAACAAGAAGCTGCTGATGATGCTATGAATTTAGAGGAACG AATTCTAGAGTTGTGCAAAAGTGACAGTAAAGGAATACCAGATGCTGTCATAAAGACAGAACTCCCTCATATTGATGTCCAGCAAAGAGTTACAGCTATTAATAGACTTTTATCGACA GGTAAGATAGATCTGGTGAAGACTAGCACAGAACTTTTGTACAGATTGAAGGATCCTGGATCAGCAAG TAAAATTAAAGGAGGCGATGCCCAAGAAAGACTGATATATCAGATTATAGAAGAGTCCAACAATAAAGGCATATGGACTCGAGACATCCGGATACGAAGTAACATGCCGCTGAATCAACTCAACAAAATACTCAAGAATCTAGAGAGCAGAAAACTTATCAAAGCTGTCAAGTCTGTAGGG GCATCCAAAAGGAAAGTGTACATGTTATTTAATCTTCAACCTGATAGATCAGTGACTGGTGGAGCATGGTACAGTGACCAAGACTTTGAGTCAGAGTTTGTAGAAGTTTTAAATCAACAGTGTTATAAATTCTTGCAAGATAAG GTTGATGCCGGTGCTGAACTCCAAATAGATCCAATGTTGAAACGGACCAGGTCCTATGCCTCATCACAAGATGTATGGAAATTTATTAAAGAACTAGGGATAAGCAAG GTTGAGTTGTCAGTTGAAGACATTGAGACTATTTTACACACTTTAATCTACGATGGCAAAGTTGAGATGACAGTGTCAGCCACACATAACATAGCATCTAATAGTAACTCATCAGGCCAGATGAAACTATTCAGAGCTCTCCAACCACTCACAGAAACAGCTGGAATTATGAGAATGCCATGTGGAGTATGCCCA GTATTTGACCAATGTTATGAAGGAGGCGTTGTTTCACcagctacatgtatatacatgaagGATTGGATGGACTACTAA